TACTGTTTCCTATTTAAAAGCAATACTTCTTGTGTTTCATTCTATTCTTCTAGATTTTCGAGAAATAGGAATATAAATTCTGGTTAGTTCAAACATTTTAAATTGTACCTTTAGATTAGTTTCAAAATAGTATATTTCATACAGAAATGCATTAAAGAAAGTGACACATGCAGAATAGTATATTATAAATACTagtcataataatataattgttaCACATGCAGAATATTATATTATGCATgctaattataataatttaatatcTCAAATGGTAATCTGCCGACCAGATGATTTGTTTCTCCCCACTTGGTTGTGGAATGGCCAAATGGGTGTGGCTAATACCagatattaaataataatactacACTCATTGTAACACACTTGGTGGCTGCTACACTCCCCCTAGGGGACTTCTTCTGCGGTCTTCCAGACGTAAAGGTATACACAGTGAAGCCCTGCTAATAAAGTCAATAAAAATGAAGAACACTGTAGACTATGTTGACAGTCTCTATGGTTACTGCTACGGCGTGCTGACGTCACGGGGACGCATGGCATGCTGGGGCGGGTTGGTTTTTATGTTGTTGAGGAACTTGGCTAATAAAGCTAGTGGGTGTAACACCGTTCGCTGTCTACACTCTTCCTCATTCGTGCACAtctacatggtgtcagaagtgagcCGAATCTAATCTGGCACAAGGACTCTGCCGGATCGACCCGCTCGTCTTTAATGAGGATATCGCTCACAACTGGGAGAAGTTCAAGCGGAAATGGCATGTCTATAGCAACGCCGGGCTAGCGACGGCTAGTACGAAAGTGCAAGCCTACACGTTTCTCAACCTCGCCGGTCCGGAGGCATTGGATAAACTCGACACGTTTGATTTTGCGGCCGACGAGGATCGCGAGGACCCTGCCGTGCTGGTAAAGAAATCTGAGGAATTATGCCTGCCGGTAAAGCACGTAATTATGGACAGACAAGCATTCAACACGACTGACCAGAAACGGCACGAGTCAATCCAGTCATATGTTTCCACGTTGAAGGTCATGGCCAAGAAATGTGACTTCGGGACACTGCATGATGAACTGATTGGAGATCGTTTGGTCTTGGTATTCACAGTGACACTGTCCGTGCACAGCTTTTAAAGGAAAAGAAACTGACGCTAAATTCGGCCTTTAAGATCTGCATGCTACACAAACGATCTGAGAAGGGCAACAGAGAACTAAAAAAAAGGAAGCAGAGGTGTGCACAGTGCAATTCGACCCATGCACAATCTGTGGTGGCCAACATGCACCAGACCGGAACAAATGACCAGCGCTCAACAAGCGCTGCAACACGTGTGGAAGAATGAACCACTTCTCTAGATGCTGCAGATCAGGCAAACCGTTTGCCCCCAACAGGCCAGGGCAGGTTCCGCCCCCCGCTGCACGCAgaggcagatacacacacgtgaGTGAACTTGACACGCAGCCACTGCAAGAGCCAACTGATGTGTTTCACTGTGAGACTGTGGAAATGTTTTACTGTGAGAGCATAGACGAGCCAGAGGATGTGTGTGAACAAGATGAAAAGTTTGCTGAGCTGTCTGCATGCAACACTGGCAGACAACTGACTGTGAAGATTGACACTGGGGCCAAATGCAACGTCATATCCAGGGCTCTTCTACAGTACATTGATCCTACTGCTCACGTCAATCTCAGCAAAAGCTAATCTTGTAGCGTACGGAGGTCATATAACCCAGACTCTTGGTGCGGCAGACATGGTTTTTAGTTGCGGTTTGCTAAGTTTCCAAGTTGTGGACAGAAACGTCAAACCACTGCTGGGTCTCAGAGACAGTGTCAGGGTTGGCTATGTGATTTTTTTGACCAGAGGTGCATGCCGTCGTCCAGCAGGAAGCAGGAAGGTGTATCACATGCGCCTGGATGACACCGCGCACCCCACTGTATGCACTCCAAGACGGGTGCCACTGGCCATGAAGGACAAGATTGTGGCGGAACTGCATAGAATGACCCGACTCGGAGTCATGATACCGGTTCAGGAGTCCACTGAATGGGTTTCAGCCATGGTGCGAGCAGGTTGACGGGGTCGATGCACAGTCTAATGCTCCCATCTCGTGAGCAAACAAGATGGGAGCATTAGACTGTGCATCGACCCCGTCAACCTCAACAAAGCCCTCCTCAGACCCCACCACCCACTGAAAACTGTGGAAGTGGTGATCGCTGACATGCCTGATGCCAAACTGTACAGCATTCTGGATGCTAAGTGTGGTTTCTGGCAGGTGCCGCTCAGCAAAGAATCCTCAAAACTCACCACCTTCATGATTCCTGTGAGCCGCTATGCTTtcctactagggatgggcacgagtagtaaattccaaactcgagtgatcgaaggaattcctcgaggatcaatcgagtactcgtttaatcaaatctatttttagaatgcaacgcatctgcagcaggaataggcctgatgatgaacggcaatattaccaaccaaacatgtaatccttattctccatcaaaacagtcagttatcagagtattcattatttatttttgcaaacgttcaaaacacattttccttacaaaaataaatatgcgtctcacaatttaaatcacgtcgaaccaaggcctgtaacagtttaaaaaaaacaaaaacgaaacaagtagcctaaccattgcaaatgatttaaagctgcaaataaaatggcagcaaatggactatggaaatactcagcgttgtgatcttctctacacggccgggatttcagctgcgtcttgcggcagtgaaatagccgacacacttggttgctgcgggtctgctttcccgaactcaccgttgtgtttcaggagcatgttgccgcatagtactttctggtagctagatttcgcttggcatattttacatttcaccttatgatctcctatttctttaaagtatttcaattcttcgctgcgctgtgctttaaccgccatctcttacaGTAACTTTTTGaatctggcgtgcctgcacacggcacggaacgtgccacacagaaatggatgcatttcatttgctttgtgcccacggcatgcgttagtggcgcagacagaaaattgatacattttcttccgaaaactttgtttgtgtgtgtatatgcaaactcgagtttgcctgtccaccaatcgagttcatttgtaacgaggagtactcgagtaatcgattccagtcacgcccatccctacttCCTACGGATGCCCTATGGCATCACCACGGGGAGTGAGGTGTCCAGAGGTGCATGGAGAAACTCTTCGAAGGATTGCCGTGTGCAATTGTGATAGATGACATTTTGGTGTGGGGCCGCTCGAGAGAGGAGTATGATCTCCGTCTCCGCCAAGTCATGGACAGGATAAGGGCTGTCAAGCTCAGACTGAACCCTGAGAAGGGCCGGTACAGGGTCACTGAGGTTGCTTATGTCGGTCACCAGCTCACTGACCAGGGTGTGAAACCCGACCCTGCCAAAACCGCTGCCGTCCGCCTGATCCCCCGCCAGAGGACAAGAATGGTCTCCAAAAGTTCCCTCCCCCTTTTACAAACCCTGGATCACCCACCAATCGATCACTTCCTGTTATCATTTGAGTTGAATGCCCTCATTGATGTGAAAGTGTTCAACAGGAGTACAGCGGGCCTTACCCTATAAGCTGTGCCTCTGACTGGGGGGCTGCTGTTCGTCGGATGACCGCCTGGTGGCCGCGTTTTCAGAATCCAAAGAAGAAAAGGGAGAAATTCAACACATTTCGGCTGAAGTTCTGAAAGGACATTCGTTCGTAACCAACAAATTAAACATCAGATTCAATCACTGAAGGAAGGTAATggaaataaaatgcatatttttCGCTAGAACTGTTCTAAAACCCAATTTTCTTGACAAACGAtattaaaatattgcattttccaCCAAGGATCAACTTAATGTCAGCCATATTGTTTGTTTTGGCAGTAGAAGATGACAACCCCTAGAaagtaaggcaaggcaactttatttatatcgcACTTATATACACAAGGCGGACTCAAAGTACCTCACATAAACACATTgccatacaataaaatgaaataaaataaaatagataaatataagaaaacacaggcaaagtaaaaaaatgcaatcaatattatcaatttaattaattaattgaaaaaattacattaacatttacatttagggcatttagcagacgcttgtaTCCGAAGCGACTTAGAAACtgtatatatcgctgtcagtacagaagGATGTTCAGAGAACCAAGtgacaagcactaacaatcactaggttaacccattccctgtatacaacagagacagctaggataGGACGCCCTTTAGCTTCCAGCGTCCGCCTGAGGCCTGGAGCCACCTGGAACAGCcgttctcctcctcactccccccctgctcccccggTCGCCATGGAGGACAGCGGGATGTCTGAATGAGCAGAAGATTAGAAAATGAGAAAACATGGGCCAtaagatggatagataaatactGTATTCATCCCCATTGGAAAATTCAGGTATCCAGTACCTCACTAAGTCAGTCAACAGACGGTAGAATTCACGATCAACAAAATGGAAAAACAGTAAAAGTCAACAAAATAAGTCAATAAAAAGTGAGCAATATGCTcataaataaagtgtgtgtttaaCAGTTGTCCCAAAGAGCCACACTGCGTACCTTGAAGTCTTgaagttttctttttcttcagtGCCCAGTAGACTCCCAATGCTACTAGCAGCAGCCCCACCACCGTCAGATAACGAGCGACGATAGGGATGGGGTCTGGGACAAAGAAAAGCAGGGTTATGTATCTGTAAATATTCATTGTTTCTCAAAACGGTTAGTGGTCCTTTtccttaaaaaagaaaaatacagttTTAAGTAAATTGATTGTAAGGAAATAGTATTgactggggaggggaggggttatgTGACCTATAACCTTCATGTGACGGGTCAACGGCAAGTGGATCCAAGGGTCTCTCGTTGAGACCCTTGAGACCCCTCTCGTTTGTCGTTGTGTTTTTCACTCAcggtcacacacagacagggctaGGTTAGCCGCGGCTGCGCTCACGTTGTTGCGGACCGAGCAGGTGATCAGCCCAGACAGGCCCGGCTCCAGAGTGACGTCACTAGCGTTACTGGGTCCAGAGAGGAGACGCGTGGCGTTCAGCGGGAGTCCGTCTAGACTCCAGCTGTAGTGGGGTCCGTCCCCCTCTGCAGCGCAGGACACCCTCTGCTGTCCCCGGGACAGACACTCCcgggacaggaggggagaggagaccggGGCTAAGGGAAACCGTTGAGGCGTACAGTTTGTAAGCTTCAAGTAGAGGCTTACCCTTCCCAGACTACCTAGTGTTAACTGTACTTGACAAATTGTATACCGAAAAGGTAAATGAAGTAGTAACGTACGTATCTAAAAGGTTTTAAATCAAATTTGGTcagtattaataataaatggACGGAGGGACTGTTTAAAGAGTGTAGATATGC
This genomic stretch from Gadus chalcogrammus isolate NIFS_2021 chromosome 9, NIFS_Gcha_1.0, whole genome shotgun sequence harbors:
- the LOC130389746 gene encoding uncharacterized protein LOC130389746 isoform X1, producing MLNMGALLLLLIGVTDGVKTFCDATQEEYTARCFGSLGGTLEVKLSMTARPFQYEVKQDNVLIDLFDPQILNTRFSITFSPRILTVKDLNRSDNGEYSMLDLFGLRRTTNYFYLSIEAPVSSPLLSRECLSRGQQRVSCAAEGDGPHYSWSLDGLPLNATRLLSGPSNASDVTLEPGLSGLITCSVRNNVSAAAANLALSVCDHPIPIVARYLTVVGLLLVALGVYWALKKKKTSRLQGTQCGSLGQLLNTHFIYEHIAHFLLTYFVDFYCFSILLIVNSTVC
- the LOC130389746 gene encoding uncharacterized protein LOC130389746 isoform X2, with amino-acid sequence MLNMGALLLLLIGVTDGVKTFCDATQEEYTARCFGSLGGTLEVKLSMTARPFQYEVKQDNVLIDLFDPQILNTRFSITFSPRILTVKDLNRSDNGEYSMLDLFGLRRTTNYFYLSIEAPVSSPLLSRECLSRGQQRVSCAAEGDGPHYSWSLDGLPLNATRLLSGPSNASDVTLEPGLSGLITCSVRNNVSAAAANLALSVCDHPIPIVARYLTVVGLLLVALGVYWALKKKKTSRLQDIPLSSMATGGAGGE